In Ammospiza caudacuta isolate bAmmCau1 chromosome 33, bAmmCau1.pri, whole genome shotgun sequence, the genomic stretch accccaaattcccccaaatttccccaagaTCCTCAAAGACCCCCAAAGATCCCCAAACCCTCggagaccccaaaactcccaaaacccccaaacccctccaagaccccaaaatcgccccaagaccccaaattcccccaaaacgtccccaaaaatccccaaattcccccaaaatccccaaatccctcaaaaatccccaaaccccaccaagaccccaaaacccctccaagaCCTCAAAGCTCCCcaagaccccaaaaatcccaaaccccccaaaatccccaagtcctcccaaattccccaattccccaaaatcccacaaagtCCTCCAAGATCCCAAAtgcctcaaaatccccccaaaaaccccaaattcccccagaccccaaaatccccaaaaaccccaaaatcccccaaacctcccaagaaccccaaatcctccaaaaaccccaaatcccccaaaatcaccaagacccctccaggaccccaaatccccaaaaatcccccaaaaccccaaaattcccccaagaccccaaaactccccaaatcccccaaatccctccaggaccTCAAAGCTCCCcatgaccccaaaatccccaaatcccccaaaaatccccaaacccaccaagagtcccaaatccccccaagaccccaaatcccctcaagaccccaaattcccccaaagcCTCAAATCACTCcaagaccccaaacccccaaaacccccaaaacccccaaaatcccccaaatcccccaaaatccccaaaacccccaaaatcccccaaactccccaaaacccccaaaatccccaaactccccaaaatcccccaaaatccccaaatccccctaaaTCACCAagacccctccaggaccccaaatccccaaaatccccccaaaaccccaaatccccccaagaccccaaagccccccaaaaaccccaaattcctccaagacccccaaatccccccaagaccccaaaacccccaaaaatccccaaaacccctccaagaccccaaaacccccaagaCCTCAAagatccccaaaaccccaaatccccccaaaatcccaaagacccccaagatcccaaatccccccaagacccccaaaacccctccaagatcccaaaatccccaaaactcctcaagaccccaaaatccccaaaaatctccccaagaccccaaaacccctccaagaccccaaagcccccaaaaccccccaaaaaccccaaatcccccaaagcccccaaaaaccccaaatccccccacgaccccaaaatcccccaaaaaccccaaatccccctaatCCACCAAGACCCCTCCAGGacccaaaaaaatctccccaagaccccaaaaccccccaaaaaccccaaatccccccaagaccccaaaacccctccaagaCCTCAAACCCCTCcaagaccccaaaatcctcccaaaaaacccaaacccctcaATTTTCCCCTCTGCAGACACCGCCCCGCCCTCCCCGAGCGACGCCGACGCCGAAGATCCTCCACCCAACGCTCCGCCGAAACCcgaaacccccaaaactccgccggcgccgccgccccaaaaccccaaaccccctctgccccctccgGCGACGCCGAAACCCCAAAGCCGCCGCGGGAGCCTCGGGAAGCTCCACGTGCGCTGCCACGATTGCGGCAAATCCTTGGCGCCGCCCAAACGCCGGCGCGGCGCCGAGCGGCCCCAGAGATGCGCCGGGTGCGGGAAGAGTTTGCGGTTAAACTCGCGCCGGCGGCGCCGCGGCGGCGAAAATCCGCACAGATGTCCCGACTGCGGCAAATCCTTCGGCGCCGGCTCGGCGTCCGTCCGGCAGCGGCGCGCCCACGCCGGCGCGGCACCGTGCCGGTGCGGGGCGTGCGGGAAGGGCTCGGCGTCGGGCTCGGCGCCGGTGAGGCCCCGGAAGGTTCGCGCGGAGGAGAAGCCGTACAAATGCGGCGATTGCGGCAAAGGCTTCAACTGGAACTCGCACTTGGAGCGGCACCGGAGGATTCACACCGGCGAGAAGCCGTACGAGTGCGGCGAGTGCGGCAAGAGCTTCTCGTGGAGCTCGCATCTGGATCGGCACCGCCGGACCCACGCCGCCGCGGCCGGATCGGGTGGGAGGTGCGGCGAGTGCGGCGCGGGATCGCCGAAATCGCCGGGACCGCCGGAACCGGGGACggcaaaaaaccctaaaaatccccaaatggTCAAAACTCACCGGGAATCGGCGGAGAAGCCTCATAAATGCGGAGAATTTGCCGCCGCCGGCAAACCCTACGCGTGCCGGGAATGCGGCAAAAGCTTCTCCTGGAGCTCCCACCTGGATCGGCACCGGCGCATCCACGCGGGCGAGAAACCGTTCCGGTGCGCCGACTGCGGCAAGGGCTTCTCCCAGAGCTCCCACCTGGAGCGGCACCGCAAAATCCACCGGGAGCCGTGCCGGGAGTGCGGCAAGACGAggaagaaaggggggaaaagctCGGAGAAGCCGCGGCGAAGCCGGACTTGGGAGGGGGAGAAATGCGAGGAGTGCGGGGAAGGTTTGGGCTcggggggagatttgggggcgGGTTCGGATTTGGGGGCGAGTCCGAATTTGGGGGCGGATTTGAAGGATCGAGGCACCCAAACGGGCGGGAAACCCTTCGAGTGCCCGGAGTGCGGCAAAGGCTTCGCCCAGAGCGCGGCGCTGGCCAAGCACCGCCGGGCGCACGCGGGCGAGAAGCCGTACGAGTGCGCCGAGTGCGGCAAGAGCTTCGGCGTCCGCTCCAACCTCGTCAAGCACCAACGCACCCACCTGGGCGAGAAACCCTACAAGTGCCCGGACTGCGCCAAGGGCTTCATCCAAAAATCCGACCTCACCAAGCACCGGCGCATGCACACCGGCGAGAAGCCGTACGAGTGCCGCGAGTGCGGGAAGCGCTTCAGCGTCTCCTCCAACCTCATCAAGCACCAGCGCATCCACCTGGGCGAGAAACCCTTCGGGTGCCCCGAGTGCGGCAAGAGCTTCATCCAGCGCTCCGAGCTCACCATCCACCGGCGCGTCCACACCGGCGAGAAACCCTACGGCTGCGGCGAGTGCGGCAAGCGCTTCAGCCGCAGCTCGCACCTCAACCGGCACCGCCGCACCCACGGCAAGGCcggcgcggccgccgcctcttcctcctcctcttcctcttcctcctcttcctcctcatcctcgtccttctcctcttcttcctcttcgttttcctcttctttctcctcctcctcctcggccTTCCCGGCGTTCCCGGGCTCCTCGGCCGTGCCGGCGCCgttggagctgccctgggcgTTGGCGCTGCCGGGCCGGGCGTTCCCGGGGTTCCCGGTGGGTAATtgattaatgaattaattaatggAAGGGAGGTGGTTAATGAGGGGGTGGGGAATTAAAAGCGGGGAGGAGGTGGTGGGGGGATGGGCGGCGGCGgggtcccagtgctcccagtgcccaacTGGGCTTGGCCAACCCAACATTGGCTCGGTCCCATTGAATTCCCGTTCTAATTAATGGTCTCTAATTAATTAGGGGCGATTTAATCCATTAATTAAGTGGGAAACGGGGAATTCCCATCATTCCATGGTTCTGGTGGGTTCCCgtcactcccagtgctcccagtgcccaacTGGGATTGGCCAATGGAAGAGCCAAGGTTGGGTTTGGTCCCAACTCATTCCCATTCTAATTAATGATCTGTAATTAACTAGGGGTGATTTAATCCATTAATTAGGTGTGAAGAATGGGAATTCCCATCATTCCATGGTTCTGGTGGGTTCCCgtcactcccagtgctcccagtgcccaacTGGGCTTGGCCAACCCAACATTGGCTCGGTCCCATTGAATTCCCATTCTAATTAACAGTCTGTAATTAATTAGGGGCGATTTAATCCATTAATTaagtgggaaatggggaattcCCATCATTCCATGGTTCTGGTGGGTTCCCgtcactcccagtgctcccagtgcccaacTGGGATTGGCCAATCAAAGAGCCAAGGTTGGGTTTGGTCCCAACTCATTCCCATTCTAATTAACGATCTCTAATTAACTAGGGGTGATTTCAATCATTAATTAGGTGGGAAATGGAGAATTCCCATCATTCCATGGttcccaccattcccagtgctcccagtgcccaacTGGGATTGGCCAACCCAACCTTGGCTTGCTCCCATTGAATTCCCATTCTAATTAATGGTCTCTAATTAATTAGAGGTGATTTCATTCATTAATTAAGTGGGAAACGGGGAATTCCCATCATTCCATGGttcccaccattcccagtgctcccagtgcccaacTGGGATTGGCCAACCCAACACCCAACCTTGGCTTGCTCCCATTGAATTCCCATTCTAATTAACGATCTCTCATTAATTAGGGGATGGTTAATTGGCTAATTAATGAGCTGAGGGGGAattcccagcattcccagtgcccaACTGGGGTCGGCCAAGCCAAGAATCAACgttggaaaaatggggaattggggaaatGATGGAAATTTacgggaaaaaaaatggaaatttatgGAAATttatgagggaaaaaatggaaatttatgGAAATTTatgggaaaaatggaaatttatgGAAATttatgagggaaaaaatggaaatttatgGAAATTTATGGGAAAATGttgggaaaatgaggggaaataaagggaaaatgtgggaaaagtgggaaaatgttggaaaataatggaaaatgaaggaaattttgggaaaataattggaaatatgttggaaaataatggaaaaaataaaggaaaataaaggaaaattgatggaaaaatgatggaaaataatgggaaaaataaaggaaaataaaggaaaaattgatggaaaaatgatggaaaataatggaaaaaataaaggaaaataaaggaaaaattgatgggaaaatgatggaaaataatggaaaaaataaaggaaaattgatggaaaaatgatggaaaataatggaaaaaataaaggaaaatttatGGAAAAACGATggaaaatattgggaaaatatgggaaaaattggggtgATAATggggaaatgagggaaatgtgggggaaaataaaggaaatttgggaaaatgtgGATAAATGTtggaaaataatggaaaaaataaaggaaaacttggaaaaataatgagaaaatgttggaaaattatggagaaaataaaggaaaaataaaggaaaaatgtggaaaaaatggCGGGGAAAATGTGGAATAAATGTGgggaaaatgatggaaaaaggtgggaaaaaaatggaaaatttggggaaatgtgtgggaatgaggaaaaataaaggaaaatttggaaaatgtggaataaatatagaaaaataatgaaaaaatgggaattttcccccatttttagaGGGATTTTCCTGGGTTTTGTCCGGGTTTTTCCAcctttttggggggattttttcctattttttggggggagaattttcatatttttgggggatttttccaccttttttcgGGGagaattttcctcatttttgggggaaattttccCGATTTTGTGGAGATTTTTTGCAATGTTTTAGAGGGATTTTCCTAGTTTTTTACCCACCTTATTTGGGggagaatttttcctttttggggtgatttttcctgatttttgggtgatttctTCCCTGATTTTCTTgtgattttcccctttttttggggggtgattttcccctttttttagggaatttttcccattttttgagagttttcccaggaaaaaaatatttaggattGAGCTGAAAAAAACTGGAATAAAACTCATCCCAAAAAATcgagaaaatccccaaaaaataattgagaaaaaaaaatctaaaaattcccccaaaaaaggggaaaaaatcccaaaaaaggggaaaataatcctaaaaaaaaaaaggggaaaaatcccaaaaaaaggggaaaattcccaaaaatttcaTGGATGAGAAGACAAAAGAACTTGGAAACCACGGAATTACAACAAGAAGGAATTTTATTGatatcaacttttttttttttccaggatttttttttttccctcccaaaattcccaaattcctgaattttcctggaattttttgaggctttttggggaatttttgggatttttgggatggaaattccCAGGGCTGCCTCGAACTGGGGGGTTCTCATCACAGCCCCccctaaaaattccaaaattcccaaaaattccccaaaattcccaaaaattcccaaaaattcctgacCCCCCCTGTAGTGCAATTGGTCTCCCGGCGCCGTTTTGggtggaaaaagggaaaatttccccccaaaaatttgggaattctgggggaaattgggattttgggggtgggattcccaaaatcctcaaattttggggtttagaccaaaaaaatccaaaattttggggatttatttccaatttttggggatttattcCCAAAACAATCCCAATTTTTATGGATTCAGtccacaaaattccccaaaattccaaggaattaatccccaaaaatcccaatttttatggttttagtcctaaaacatcccaaattttggagatttcatcccaaaaaatcccaaattttgagGGTTTAGTCCCAACAAAtctcagattttggggatttattccaaaaaaaatcccaaatttcagggATTTAACCCCAAATTTTCAAGGATTCATTCCTTAAATTCCAGGGAtttattcccaaaaaaatcccaatttccatGGATTTAgtcccaaaacatcccaaattttggggctttATTCCTAAAATTCCACAAAATCCAGGGGttaattcccaaaaaatctcaaaatttgGGGATAAagtcccaaaatatcccaaattttaCAGATTTagtcccaaaaatcccaaatttcagggaattaaacccaaaattccaagggtttattcccaaaaaaaatcccaaattccaaggatttatccccaaaattccagggatttattcccccaaaaaattccaaaattccaaggatttatccccaaaattccagggatttattcccaaaaaattccaaaattccaaggatttatccccaaaattccaaggatttattcccaaaaaaaatcccaaattccaaggatttatccccaaaattccagggatttattcccaaaaaaaatcccaaattccaaggatttatccccaaaattccagggatttattcccaaaaaaatcccaaattccaaggatttatccccaaaattccagggatttattcccaaaatcccctcctgggatttcctgggattttccagaattttgaggcatttttggggggaatttggggatttttttggtcatttctgGGATTTCCTTGGAATTTTGtggaaatttttggggatttccttggaatttttttttaagttttgggatttccttgggattttttttttttttttttttatttccacagaatttttgggggaatttcttgggaattttccggattttctgggatttcctTGGAAATTCTcgggagttttggggttcccttggaattttgagggatttctttggaattttgtgggatttcctcaggatttttgggattccCTTGGGGTTGTTGGGACTTTTTGGaattccttgggattttttttacaCATTTCAGGATTTccttggaatttttggggatttcctCGGGACTTTTGGGATTTCTCGGGAATTccttggaatttttggggatttcctCAGGACTTTTGGGATCacggaattttgggggattcccTTGGAATCTTTTGGGATTTCTTGGGATTCCCTCGGAATTTTAAGGCATTTCTTTGGAATTTCCAcgggatatttttgggatttcttgggatttttgggacaCCCTTGGAATTCCTTGGGATCTCTTGGAATTTTAAGGCattttcttggaattttttggCATTTCCTTGGACTTTCATACAATTTCCACGGGACATTTTGGGATTTCCTCGCGGATTTTTTGGCCTTCTGTCATTCCCTTGGAATTCCTTTGGagtttttcagcttttccttgggatcTCCCGGAATTTTAAGGAATTTCTTCGGAGCTTTTTGTGGTTTCCTTGGAATTCCCtcagaattttttgggatttctcccAACTTCCCCCTATTCCCCAGATATTTTGGGACTTTTGGGATTTCTTGGGATTTCGGGGGGACTTTATGAGATTTCCttggaaatttttgggatttcttagAATTTTAAGGGATTTCTTTGGAATTTTGTGGGACCTCTTGGACTTTTGGGATTCCTTGGAATTTTAAGGAATTTCTTGGAATCTTTTGGGATCTCTTAGAATTTACTGGAATTTCCTTGGACTTTCATACAATTTCCacgggattttttgggatttccttGGAATTCTGTGGAACTTCCAcgggatattttgggatttccacgggatattttgggatttccTTGGAATTCTGTGGAACTTCCAcgggatattttgggatttccacaggatattttgggatttccatgggatattttgggatttccttggaattttgggatttccacgggatattttgggatttccTTGGAATTCTGTGGAACTTCCACGGGATATTTTGGAATTTCCAcgggatattttgggatttccacgggatattttgggattttcttggAATTTTGTGGAACTTCCAcgggatattttgggatttccatgggatattttgggatttccACGGGATATTTTGGGACTCTTGGACTTTTGGGCTTCCCTTGGAATTTCTTGGGTTTTCTCAGCATTTCCTTGGAATTTATTGGAATTTTACGGCATTTCCTTGTACTTTAATACAATTCCCacgggattttttttaatttcacgGAATTTCCACGGGATTTCGTGGAATTTCCtcggaattttggggatttctcaCAACTTCCCCCTATTCCCCagatattttgggattttccccctcagaattcccagatttttcccaatttttcccggCTTTCCCCCGTCACAGGCTGACGCTGCGATGGTGCCGGAAGCTTCTCCTCCTGTCGGCGCCGTCGCCCAGCTCCTCGCTGTGCAGGCTCAGCGCGTCCGGAATTCCCGAAATGCCCGGAATTCCCGACAAATGTTCCACGGAATCGAATTTCTGCAGGTCCGAGGCGATCgtctgcaggctcagcagcGACGTCGACAATTCCCGAGGAATTCCCGGCGTTTCCGACGCCATCCTGGGGATTTCCTGCGGAATTCCGGGGATTCGGAACGTTCCCGGCGGGATCGGGGCGAAAATTCCGGGATTTTCTATGGAATTTTCGGGGTTTTCTCCAGGAATTCCAAAATTTTCTCTCGGAGCTCTGAGCGTTCCCGGTGGGATTGGGGCGAAAATTCCGGGATTTTCTACGGAATTTTCGGGATTTTCTATGGAAATTCCGGAACTTTCTCttggaatttcaggattttctcctggaatTCCGAACGTTCCCGAGGGCATTGAGGCGAAATTTCCGGGATTTTCTATGGAATTTTCGGGATTTTCTCCAGGAATTCCGAATGTTCCCGACGGGATTTCGctgaaatttttgggattttctcttGGAATTCCGGGAATTCTGAACGTTCCCAATGGGATTGAGACGaaaattctgggattttctatggaattttcagggttttccatggaattttcaGGGTTTTCTCTTGGAATTCTGGGGATTTCCTGTggaattccaggaattctgAACATTCCCGATGAGACTGAGCTGGAATTTCCAGGATTTTCTCCAGGAATTCCAAGATTTTCGGGGTCTTCTCTTGGAATTCCGAGATTTTCCCTCGGAATTTCGGGGTTTTCTCTTGGAATTCCAGAAACTTCTCcaggaattctgggaatttcaGGGTTTTCTCTTGGAATTCCAGAAATTTCTGCaggaattctgtgattttctctTGGAATTCCAGGAATTTCTCCGGGAATTTCTCCATGGATTTCTCCAGAAATTTCTCCagcaattctgtgattttctctTGGAATTCCGTGGATTTCTCcaggaattctgggaatttcaGGAGTTTCTCTCGGAATTCCATGGATTTCTCCAGGAATTCCATTATTTTCCCTCAGAATTCCGTGATTTTCCCTCAGAATTTCCCTGGGAATTTCTccgggaattttgggattttcgcCGTGAATTCCGCGGTTTTCTCTCAGAACTCCGCGGTTTTCTCCCGGAATTCCGAGGTTTTCCCTTGGAATTCCGGGGATTTCGGGGTTCCCGGCGCCGCCCTCGGCCCCCAGGGGGTTTTCCCGGAGGTTTTTTTTCCGGAGGATTCTCTGGAAGCGCCGGGCGTGGATCTCCTCGCTGATCTGCTCCAGGTTCCGCAGCGCCACCGAGTACCGCAGCTTGGCCTGGGCCACGGCCGCCTCCAGCGAGGTCACCCGGGACTTGTGCTCCTGGAAAAGAGGGAATCCgtggaaattcccaaaattcccaaaaaatttgGTGAAAATCGGTGAAAATTTGACGAAAATCTGTGAAAATTTGATGAAGATACGTCAAAATTTGGCGAAAATACGCCAAAAATCGGtgaaaatatgttaaaaatttGGTTTACTAGAGAAAATTGGTAAGAATCCAGAAAAGTTTATTGGAATTCTGAAAAGTTCctaaaaatccctgaaaatcccaaaaatctggGTGAAAACCGGTGAAAATTTGACGAAAATCGGTGAAAATTTGAtgaaaatccctaaaaaattgGGTTCTATCCCTAAAGAGTCCAAGGAATTTTGGAAGATTCCAAAGAATTTGTGACGATTCCAAGGAATTACTAAAAATtctccaaattcccaaaaatctggGTGAAGAATGCAAAAAATTTGGTGAAAATCGGTGAAAGTTTGGTGAAAATATGTGGGAAAATTGGTGAAAATCCATTTTCAAAtggtcccagtgctcccagtccatcccagtttgtcccagtccctcccagtttgtcccagtccctcccagtccatcccagtttgtcccagtccctcccagtgtgtcccagtttgtcccagtccctcccagttcgtcccagtccatcccagtccatcccagttcattccagtttgtcccagttcatcccagtttgtcccagtccatcccagttcatcccagtttgtcccagtccctcccagtccatcccagtccatcccagttcatcccagtccatcccagttccctcccagtccatcccagttcgtcccagtccatcccagtccatcccagtttgtcccagtccatcccagtccatcccagtttgtcccagtccatcccagtccatcccagtttgatcccagtccatcccagtccctctcagtctctcccagtccatcccagtttgtcccagttccatcccagttccctcccagtattcccagttccatcccagttccatcccagtccttcccagttcTCTCTTTACCTCCGACTTTTTCTTGAATCCTCCCTTGGCTTTCGtcactcccagtccctcccagtgctcccagttaaacccagctcctctcccagtgaCCCAAACTGGTCCCAGTGCCCCTCCCAGTCCACCCCAGTATATCCCAGAGACCCAAACTGGTCCCAGTATccactcccagtatatcccagtatatcccagggACCCAAACTGGTCCCAGtgcccctcccagtccatcccagtccctcccagtactcccagttaaacccagctcctctcccagtgaCCCAAACTGGTCCCAGtgcccctcccagtccatcccagtatatcccagtgccactcccagtacatcccagtatatcccagtgaCCCAGACTGGTCCCAGTGACcctcccagtctatcccagtccatcccagtaccTCGAGCCTGAGGCTGAACTGGGCTTTGAGCTCGAAGCAGGGCCGGCTGCGGGCGATGTCGcgcctcccagtgctcccagtatccactcccagtatatcccagtatatcccagtgaCCCAGACTGGTCCCAGTATccactcccagtatatcccagtatatcccagtgaCCCAAACTGGTCCTGGTgcccctcccagtatatcccagtccatcccagtaccTCGAGCCTGAGGTTGAACTGGGCTTTGAGCTCCAAGCAGGGCCGGCTGCGGGCGATGTCGcgcctcccagtgctcccagtatccactcccagtctatcccagtgACCCAAACTGGTCCCAGTCTCcactcccagtccatcccagtccatcccagtatatcccagtctatcccagtctatcccagtctatcccagtacCTCGAGGCGCAGGTTGAACTGGGCTTTGAGCTCGAAGCAGGGCCGGCTGCGGGCGATGTCGcacctcccagtgctcccagtatccccagtatccactcccagtccatcccagtacatcccagtatatcccagtgaCCCAAACTGGTCCCAGtgcccctcccagtccatcccagtccatcccagtataacccagtccctcccagtccatcccagtaccTCCAGCCTGAGGCTGAACTGGGCTTTGAGCTCCAAGCAGGGCCGGCTGTGGGCGATGTCGcgcctcccagtgctcccagtatccactcccagtatatcccagtatatcccagtgaTCCAAACTGGTCCCAGtgcccctcccagtccatcccagtccatcccagtataacccagtccctcccagtccatcccagtccatcccagtataacccagtccctcccagtccatcccagtccatcccagtataacccagtccatcccagtccatcccagtccatcccagtccatcccagtccatcccagttcatcccagtccatcccagtacctcccagtccctcccagtccatcccagtaccTCGAGCCGGAGGTTGAACTGGGCTTTGAGCTCGAAGTAGGGCCGGCTGCGGGCGATGTCGCGCCTGAGGCTCTTCTGCAGCCGCTGCACCTCGGCCTCGGCGGCGTGGCAGAGCCGCGTCACGCGCTGGTGCTCGCGCTCGCTCCACAGCCGCTCCTGCTCCGCCTCGTTCACCTGCGGGCGACGGAAACTTCCGGGCCTCGGATCTTCTCCGTCCGCCCGAAATTCCGTCCCGCCTTCTCCGAACCCTGTCCCGTCTTCTCCGAATTCCGTCCCACCTTCTCCAAACCGTCCCAAACCttctccaaaccccatcccgtCTTCTGCGAACCCCATCCCATCTTCTGATGTCCCCTCCTCACCatctccaaaccccatcccacctTCTCCGAACCCCATCCCACCTTCTCCAAACCTTCTCCAACCATTCCAAACTTCATTTCACCTTCTCCAAATCATCCTAAACCTTCTCCGAACCCCATCCCACCTTCTCCAAACCTTCTCCAAACCATCACAAACCTtctccaaatcccatcccacctTCTCCAAACCATCACAAACCTCCTTCAAACCCCATCCCACCttctccaaa encodes the following:
- the LOC131570179 gene encoding zinc finger protein 497-like, coding for MQESYESVISLAEEIAISWPRITAFAESHRRRGLGADTAPPSPSDADAEDPPPNAPPKPETPKTPPAPPPQNPKPPLPPPATPKPQSRRGSLGKLHVRCHDCGKSLAPPKRRRGAERPQRCAGCGKSLRLNSRRRRRGGENPHRCPDCGKSFGAGSASVRQRRAHAGAAPCRCGACGKGSASGSAPVRPRKVRAEEKPYKCGDCGKGFNWNSHLERHRRIHTGEKPYECGECGKSFSWSSHLDRHRRTHAAAAGSGGRCGECGAGSPKSPGPPEPGTAKNPKNPQMVKTHRESAEKPHKCGEFAAAGKPYACRECGKSFSWSSHLDRHRRIHAGEKPFRCADCGKGFSQSSHLERHRKIHREPCRECGKTRKKGGKSSEKPRRSRTWEGEKCEECGEGLGSGGDLGAGSDLGASPNLGADLKDRGTQTGGKPFECPECGKGFAQSAALAKHRRAHAGEKPYECAECGKSFGVRSNLVKHQRTHLGEKPYKCPDCAKGFIQKSDLTKHRRMHTGEKPYECRECGKRFSVSSNLIKHQRIHLGEKPFGCPECGKSFIQRSELTIHRRVHTGEKPYGCGECGKRFSRSSHLNRHRRTHGKAGAAAASSSSSSSSSSSSSSSSFSSSSSSFSSSFSSSSSAFPAFPGSSAVPAPLELPWALALPGRAFPGFPVGN
- the SH3BP5L gene encoding SH3 domain-binding protein 5-like — encoded protein: MGDAENAGNPPKDEEEEEEEEEKLDPRIQEELEHLNEANAEINRGELELDAARCRYRRILSESARRLNAQGSQLGTCIERARPYYEARRRAKEAQQETQRAALRYERAVGMHNAAREMVFVAEQGMGTGKNRLDPTWQEMLNHATRKVNEAEQERLWSEREHQRVTRLCHAAEAEVQRLQKSLRRDIARSRPYFELKAQFNLRLEEHKSRVTSLEAAVAQAKLRYSVALRNLEQISEEIHARRFQRILRKKNLRENPLGAEGGAGNPEIPGIPRENLGIPGENRGVLRENRGIHGENPKIPGEIPREILRENHGILRENNGIPGEIHGIPRETPEIPRIPGEIHGIPRENHRIAGEISGEIHGEIPGEIPGIPRENHRIPAEISGIPRENPEIPRIPGEVSGIPRENPEIPRENLGIPREDPENLGIPGENPGNSSSVSSGMFRIPGIPQEIPRIPRENPENSMENPENSIENPRIFVSIPLGTFRIPGIPRENPKNFSEIPSGTFGIPGENPENSIENPGNFASMPSGTFGIPGENPEIPRESSGISIENPENSVENPGIFAPIPPGTLRAPRENFGIPGENPENSIENPGIFAPIPPGTFRIPGIPQEIPRMASETPGIPRELSTSLLSLQTIASDLQKFDSVEHLSGIPGISGIPDALSLHSEELGDGADRRRSFRHHRSVSL